TCCGAGTTCAGAGTGAAAATGGCGGATTGTATTTATATGTAGAAATTTCCACAGCAAGCAGAATCCTTAAAAAGTTAAAAACCCTCTAAAACCCCAAGAGGGGTCCGAGATTTCGCCGGCGAATATGGCCCAAACCGACGAGGTTCGGTTCATCTCCTCCGCCGTTAAGCTTCCGCCGTTCTCGCCGCCTCTGTGCCGCCACTCCCTCTTTTCTTCCGCGCGCAGCAATTTCGCCAAGTTGcccttcaattttaatttcagtCTCGACTCTCAGTCTCAGCCGATCAATTTCATCTCCCAATTCTTAAAAAACCAACCTTTCTTCCACCGAAATGTCACTAAGAATCGCATTTTTAACTTGGGTTTTAAGAAACCCCCGCTCTTCTGCTCCGCCGCATTAGCTTTGTCCGACTCGGATTCCGCGCAGTCGAAAGGCGGAGATGAGGCGGGCTCGATGATTCAGTACAAGGGCGATGAGTCGGGGTCGGTGACTCAGTCGAAGAATGTGAGCAGTAGTCGCGCCACTGAGGAAGAGAGGGTTCTAATTAGCGAGGTGTTGGTGAGGAACAAAGATGGGGAGGAGCTCGAGAGGAAGGACTTGGAAGCCGAAGCTCTCAACGCCTTAAAAGCTTCGCGCGCGAATTCTGCGCTCACGGTCCGTGAGGTGCAGGAAGATGTGCACCGGATTATTGCCAGTGGCTATTTCATGTCTTGCATGCCCGTCGCTGTCGACACCCGCGACGGAATTCGGTTGATTTTTCAGGTAATTAATCACATTTGGAAGGAATGCTGATTGATCAAGTTGTGCTTATGAATGTATGTTTGTTggtaaataattataaatttccAATACATGATTTCATAAGGTAGAGCAAAACCAAGAGTTTCAAGGGTTGGTGTGTGAAGGAGCTAATGTTCTTCCCACGAAGTTTATAGAGGATGCATTTCGCGATGGATATGGTGCGTTTTTCTTGtgcttttacttttttattGGAATTGTTTGCTTAAGGATCCACTTCTCGAGGTTTCTGATGTTAGACCTGCCCCCATTGGTGTGTCAAGTTATGCAGGAAAAGTTGTTAATGTAAGGCGACTGGACGAAGTAATAAACTCCATTGATAATTGGTACATGGAGAGAGGTCTTTTTGGCATGGTTAGTTATGTACATGTTGTTACCTGAAACAAATTTCCCTGATTGGATAGAATGTAATGCCTTTTTCTCTGGCCAGCAATCTTGCTTTGGATGTTAAAGTATAGTTTGCTTTACTGCTTCCTTATTCGTATCACTCTTATCAGGTTTCAGGAGTGGAGATTCTTTCTGGAGGTATTGTTAAATTGCAAGCCTCAGAAGCAGAGGTCAATGATATCTCCATACGTTTCCTTGATAAGACGTATGTAACTGGTTTTCAGTATTTACTAATTCAGTGCAGATATATGTTATTGTATGATCTCTTGACTTACCTTTATTTTTGGTTAGTGGTGAGCCAACTGTTGGAAAAACAAGGCCAGAAACAATACTCAGACAACTCACGACCAAGAAGGGGCAGGTATGTAGGGATTAGGTTCTTGGGAAATGCTTTCTTCTGTCTATTATTCAAtctttgtatatatattattctgACCATAGTCCAGAGGCTAATTTCACTGCTCTATAGTTTTTCTGAAAGAAACCTACTGACTTCTGATGTTTGCCCGAGTATTTTCCAAGAAGCTGTAGTTCTCAGATTAGTGACAAATATCGGAACCCTATTtcagaaatttaagttgaaaaaTAACTGAGTTTCTTGTAGATGAGATTTCTGTCTGATGTTTATTGTTGATTGGAATTTGATGTTACGTTTGGGTTATGTAGGTCTACAGTATGATTCAGGGGAAAAGAGATGTCGATACAGTTCTCGCAATGGGTGTTATGGATGATGTTAGTATTATTCCTCAGCCATCTAGTGGTAAATGTCATTTCATGCtttgttttagtgtttagtgaGTCTGCTTCCAGATGTTAAGGTGTAGAATTTTGTTCCATTTTTTAATGTCTGCAATGCTTCAGAAATTGGCAAGGTTGATTTAGCAATGAATGTTGTTGAGCGTAAAAGCGGAGGAGGAATTTCTGGAGGTGGTGGAATATCAAGTGGGTAAGTAAAATGTTCAATTTATGCAGTTGACAGAATTCTAATGTGGTTTCTTTCTGCTGCTAACGTCAGCCACATTGATTTACTTTGCAGAATAACAAGTGGGCCTCTAGCTGGACTAATAGGGAGGTAATCAACTTGAACTTAGCAGTTCATTATCTAACATTTTTGAGGTTATTCTGACCTGATCCAATAATAAACTGCTGCCTTATAATGATTTTACTCTGTAGCCTTATTACCACACTAATTACTCATCAGAAAAATTTGATGCATGTGTTTGTTTGCAGCATAGCAATATATCATAAAAACCTCTTTGGACGGAACCAGAAAATTAATCTATCATTAGAGAGGGGCCAGATTGACTCCATATTTAGGATGAATTACACTGATCCTTGGATTGAAGGAGATGATAAGAGGACGTCAAGAGCTATCATGATACAGGTAACTAATTTCTATTGATAATTCACTTAGCATGTCCTATTTGTACCAACTGAATTTTTTTCTGAAAACATTTTTCAGAATTCAAGAACCCCAGGAACACTAGTCCACGGAAACCAACCAAATAACACTGGTCTTACAATTGGGCGTGTCACAGCCGGAATTGAGTATAGTAGGCCATTTAGGCCAAAGTGGAATGGAACAGCTGGACTAGTTTTTCAGGTAACAGTTCGAGAATTTGTATATGGATTACATAGCATTCCCTTTGTTTCTCTTTTTCTGTTTTGTCTTTTGGGCTCAtgttaataatttatttcaagATTCCGTTACGTTAATCACTAATTTTGTTCTTGCTTCATATCTATGGTTTAGTAATTTTGTTGCCTTAAGGATCCGTATAGGATAGTTTGGTACTTAATGAATGGTTTTGCAATTCTTTCTCAAACATCCATTGTTATATATGTCTCACAGTTAATGATAAAACTCTATTAAGAGGAATTCCATTAGATTGACCAATTTTTTATTCCAGCGTGCTGGTGCTCGCGATGAAAAGGGAAATCCTATTATAAGGGACTTCTTTGGCAGTCCACTTACAGCAAGGTATGTATTTTTTTGGCTAATAGTGCCTAGGTTTCCAAATTAAGTAAGCGTATACTGCAGTCCCACCCATTCATACTGGGCACTTTTGGTCTTTGCTGCAGCGGAAACTCTCATGATAATATGTTACTTGCTAAACTCGAGACTGTATATACTGGCTCTGGTGATCCAGGTTCTACTATGGTCAGTCTCTTTCCATTTGCAGCCAGACTTTCCTCTTGCAACTATTAGTATTCAAGTAACTCTTGAAATGTTGAATTGGCAAAATGCAGTGTGTCGTGAACATGGACCAGGGAATCCCTTTGTCTCCAGAGTGGCTAGTTTTCAACAGAGTAAATGCTCGCTCTAGACAGGGTTTTGCTGTGGGACCTGCTAAATTTCTCTTTTGGTAAGATGGTTGTTTTAGTTAATCTTTTCTAAGGAAACGTTCAGATATGATTATCACTGCCTATATTTTTAACAGCCTGTCCGGTGGCCGTGTGGTGGGTAAATTTCCTCCTCATGAAGCATTTCCGATTGGTGGA
The genomic region above belongs to Salvia miltiorrhiza cultivar Shanhuang (shh) chromosome 5, IMPLAD_Smil_shh, whole genome shotgun sequence and contains:
- the LOC130985118 gene encoding outer envelope protein 80, chloroplastic — encoded protein: MAQTDEVRFISSAVKLPPFSPPLCRHSLFSSARSNFAKLPFNFNFSLDSQSQPINFISQFLKNQPFFHRNVTKNRIFNLGFKKPPLFCSAALALSDSDSAQSKGGDEAGSMIQYKGDESGSVTQSKNVSSSRATEEERVLISEVLVRNKDGEELERKDLEAEALNALKASRANSALTVREVQEDVHRIIASGYFMSCMPVAVDTRDGIRLIFQVEQNQEFQGLVCEGANVLPTKFIEDAFRDGYGKVVNVRRLDEVINSIDNWYMERGLFGMVSGVEILSGGIVKLQASEAEVNDISIRFLDKTGEPTVGKTRPETILRQLTTKKGQVYSMIQGKRDVDTVLAMGVMDDVSIIPQPSSEIGKVDLAMNVVERKSGGGISGGGGISSGITSGPLAGLIGSIAIYHKNLFGRNQKINLSLERGQIDSIFRMNYTDPWIEGDDKRTSRAIMIQNSRTPGTLVHGNQPNNTGLTIGRVTAGIEYSRPFRPKWNGTAGLVFQRAGARDEKGNPIIRDFFGSPLTASGNSHDNMLLAKLETVYTGSGDPGSTMCVVNMDQGIPLSPEWLVFNRVNARSRQGFAVGPAKFLFCLSGGRVVGKFPPHEAFPIGGTNSVRGYEEGAVGSGRSYVVGSGEISFPVMGPLEGAIFADYGTDLGSGPTVPGDPAGARNKPGSGYGYGVGVRVDSPLGPLRLEYAFNDQKTGRFHFGIGLRN